The genomic DNA GAACAGGAAGCCTAGTCGCAAGATGCTTGGCTGGGTACGTCTTCCGCAATTTGCTGTAATAACAGAGTTCATTTAGGACGCGGGAAGACAAATTTTTACAATAAATAGTCTTTATTATTGGCTAAACTTGTAAAAATCAGACAGAGCTTAAAGGAGAAGGCTAACTTTCCAACTACAATTGATGACTGAGAAGAGGTAAACGGCCTCCATACAACTGGAGTTTCTACATATTTTGCTTATCCCACATTTTGTTAATGAGGAGAAGAGACATAATTGTTTAGTTTTGTTGTGCGGGTTTCAACATTGTTAAAGGAAGGATCTATATTGTTTAAATCTTTAGTTCTTTTCTTGTACTAACTTATTTGAGTCTATTCAAAACTAAGACTTCTGGTTGAACTAGGAGGAGCAACATCATATTAATGGTCAGAAACAGGAGCCTATCTCCTGTCAGAAATTAAATACAACTGCGTTTTTTTCACATGCCATTCCTCCTTTTACCATCACCTAATGCCAACACTCGATTAAAAtgatcgccgaaaataaactcCCTTCTGTTAAAATGACCCAATACTGTTCGGTCTAGTTTGTGACTTTGAATGATTGACGTTGTCAAATAACGTTGACCACAAGTAGCGATGATTGCAGTAATGCATTATTATTATCTCAACCTCTGATATTTCGTTTTCTTTACACTGTtcatatttttagttttattgaaaattttatccCGCCTGTTCCTTATCTTAATTTAGTTTCCAATTACCGCACGGGTGGTCCCTCTCAAATTTTAACTCTCTTGCCCTGCTTACAAAAACATTAAACATGCACGACTGAATACGCGAGCAAATTCTTGCCCTGGTACGTCACAGACTTTGTAAGCAAGATGCTGTTGacacttttaaaactttttaaagcgTGACGTAATCACTAGCTGAATGACAGGAGCTTTATTGGGTGAGTGTACTTTCTACTGGTTTGCTCACTATATTTTCCGTGAAACGTGAAAtgtccatatatatttttcgtGAGGCTACTAAACTATAATCAGTCTTAACCACCCACCAAAAATGTTGGTAGGAGACTAGGtacgaaaaattcttttttaaatgcGTATGCGTGGCGTCAGCTCCTGGTGGCGTATGATATGTGCTTCCTCTTTCGCACGGCCGCGGAATGAGAGGCGCGACCACTCTTTGGCTCTCTTTGGTTATTTTACGTAAAATGGTTGGAAGAGCTAACTTTAGTGATCTAGAGATACCAGGTGGAGAGAAAAGTCGGATTTATTTTCTAAGATTAAgcttttcaaaggaaaaaattcttgaatgTAACTCCAAGTAGCAAAGTTGATGTTGGTGATGTATCAGTGTCAGAGGAAAGCTCGACAGCTGCTGAACAGCTCAAAACAAGAGAGAAACAAATAGAATATGTCACTGGAAAATTCACATATGATCGTTTTGGATATCTTTGTATGGTCTATTTCTACGTTGCTGTTTTCAaataatttgtcattttcaaaTGCGTAATAAAGTTTGACAAGGTTTTTCTAGACTAACAGGTTTTAATCGGAAAATTCTAGTGGGCATGCGCATGGCTGAGCATGTAACGTGACAAAACCAAAACGTGACCAAAATCAAGCTCCATCGAAGTCACCGCTCGAAATAAACTGCCTCCTCATCACGAGGCTCATTTGCATAAAATGAAAGTTTACACCACTcgaccaaccaaccaaccaaccaaccaaccgaCCAACCTTGAGTGCAGCTTCCTATAACCTCGTGAATAGATTCACGAGTTAAAAATctatagcctgtgaacaggctaaacatctaacgtatttgtggctatttccCCCGCTGCTGCATGTAGTCTACTCTCAGTGAATTACTGTtctggtcattgaactactggcgtggttattgaactgttgTGTGATCACTGAACAAATTAACAATATCTTTCCTAATCTATacacacaaaacaaacaaataaacaaaaaacttactattgctttattttactgagaattctttaaaaattatacaaaattcCGAAGGAAAAGATGGGGCGCGGTCCCCTCGGACCACCCCCAAATCGGCCCATCCATGATTTTCGAATACCCCAATTTCAATCAGTTTTATCCTTGCCGTCTTTTGTAAGTTGTTGAATACAAAATTTTGTCTTTCAAAAtgtaatcaatcaatcaaagaTCTCTCGACCATTTAAGGATAAAGAATACTCGACTTCTTAACACCTAAGAAATTACTTCTCCTTGCCGTTTCTGTAGTAAGACCAGTAAATGTCAGGGGGAAAGGATCATTTCAATCAGGGATCTTGGTGTCGTTACAAGGGATTTTTCGTGGAATATGAAGGACGgaaaaattcaataaaagatCTTTTTAATGGGCTCTCTCTAATAGTAAAACGCAAAGCCAGGAGGACTGGGAACTATTGGAAAGGAATATATATTTAAGAATGATTGGGGTTTTTTTCTTAAGTAAAGGGCATTTTACATGTCTGGTTTAACAACTCGTGGAAACGTCCGTGCACAACTGCTAAAAGGTTAGTACCAGTCCAGATGGCTATTGGAACTGCATTTACAATTGCCACCAAAGTATGTCTTTTCCAACGTTTTTGCCAAACAGCCATGACGGCTATATTCTGATAACGGGTCTCAATCGCCAGAGAGACACTGGTAAAAAACCACTCTATTACAAGCTGAACCGAAGTATGAATGGCAAATCGTTGTAGCAAAGTTAACAGAGGCTTGTCTGTTAAGTAAACATATTGATACAAGTACAAGAATCCATTCACAGACACTATAGCAGCTGATTCAAACAATATACTCATGATTGTAATATCAGCCATgagtctctcacgacgaggagTACGAAAACTTCCCCAAGGAGAGGAACTTCTTCTTACTACCAGTTGGTGACAAAGATGATCAATGAAAACCATTGTACTTCGCTCTATGACTTCTGCAGCTCCATGAATGACTCCAAGAAGAGCGATGGTCTGTAATCTGCCGAGATCCGcttgtaaaattctgaaaataacagCTGCCCCACAATACAAGGGGACCAACAAGACAAAAGAATATCCCGGATGTGTGATATTGTATAACCGCTGAGCGCTTATTCGCGAGATTACTTTGAGGAAGACGCCAACGAGAGGAGCGAAAAGTGCGATtatcagtttgccgtttttgttttgtgcaTTGTAGAGCGGGTAAATCAACGTCGTTAGAATAGACAGAAGGAAACAGAAACTTCCAGGCACTACCAGTTGGAagaacaaaatcaatttttgttttcttgaccaTAGATATCCACTAAAGTGCTTGGTTATAAGATATATTTGAGCGCACACGCTAGTAATAAAAAGTGCGTTAAGTGGAATCTTTTGTGAAACAGAAAGCTTTGACTCGGACACGCCAAGATACTGAAGTAATACACGATAAACCGCATCCAAACAGTATAAAAGGCAAGAAgtaaaaatcagttttttctTGACACCTATTAGCTGAAATGGGCGAAACAGAAAGAGAACGTTGATGAAATACCAGATGTAAAGAAATGCGCAGAGGATCGAACCCGAAATTGTTTTCATCCACTGCACTTGTACAGGAATCTTCTTTTTAAGAGAGAATTCGCAGTTTTGCTCAGTTTTCATGTTGATATATGAGATCAGTATGTTAATCGAACCTACGATCACAGCGCTAACGAGTGAAATTAATCCTCCGATGTACATTGATTTACAAATTGTGCGGATGACAGATGGTCTCAATCGCTTCCAAGCCATTGCTCTATATTCATAGGAGGCAATGTCTTCTGTTTCCTCATTATTCTCTATTGAGCTAGCATCAGTTACTTTTACTTCCACACACCTAGACACTTGATAATGTAAGCTTGTGGCTTCTCTGTCGCTGTATTCTTGGTAAATAAGTTCATCAACAGGATGACAATACCATTCTCGCCCTGTACTCTCCAAAGGATTGTAGCCAAATGATTCTGCTGTAAATTCAGGTTCATTCGGATTACAGTGCTCTGTAACATCTCGTGTGAAACTATATAGGATATGACCAAATAACTCTGCTATGGTGCTTCCATGCCAAGCATAATTGTAGCCACGTTACAGAGGTAGCAAATTGAAAACCTTCATTCCTTCGTGTATACATCTCAATACATCTCAGTTGTGTTCACTTGCTAGTAAGTGTGAAGTTCGCGTTGTGGCTTCAGCTGGTACAATtagaaacgtaaaatgaaagattttgtAAGATGTAAATTGTCGGCTAATTTGGCGTATGGTATTAGTTTCCACTGCTCAACATGTCAAACTTTTCCGGGTTTGTTCCGGAACGGCCCAGTGTGAAACTATAAGTCAGCGCAAAAGATGACACTGAAAGCTGATGTTTCGAACTAcatgtaaatattaaaaataggcTTGAAATCATAGTATTCAGTCACGTTTCACTCGACTCACCTTTTTGTATATCAATcataatttacaatttattttccTAGACACGCTGTCCTACTACGTGAAACAAATGAGCACCAGCACACTGATAGAGGTGTTTGGGCACATTCTGTACAGGTTTACTCGGGGTGTGACAGAGCACTACAATCCAGATGAACCTGAATTCACTGCAGAATTTTTTGGTTACAATCCTCTGGAAAGTACAGGACGAGAGTGGTACTGTCATCCTGTTGATGAACTTATTTACCAAGAATACAGCGACAGAGAACCTACAAGCTTAGATTATCTACCATCCCTTTACAGTTTTGGTGTTAAAGTAACTGACGCTTGCTCAACAGAACAAGATGAAGAAACCCAAGAGGCCCACCAAAATGAAGACAAATCCATGGCTTGGAAGCGACTGAGACCTTCTGTGCTGCATACAGTTTTTAAATCTATGTACAATGGCGCTTGGATTTCCCTTTTAATGGCTATCATCGTATATTAGGGACAATATCCACAGTGGTGTTTTATTTATCTTTCGAGACTGTACATCACCACTGAACTCAACCTCAGTACAAATGCAGTGGATGGGATCAATGTCAAATATACTTGCTTCGGCTTTCATTTATGTTTGGTTCTTTATTCTcgtgctttttctttttcgtcccTTTCAGTTAACTGGGATTAAACgaaaacttttccttttttgttattacATATTCTTTGGACACAATTTATCGTGTTTCCCTCCAAGCTGCTGGTTTAGCTCATTCCTATATTTCCAATCATTTGAGAATTCCGCTGAGGGCTTTCTTTCTCAGCAATCAGTGTCtgcaagtttatgttttaacaAAGTACCTCTGCCCACGTTCACAAAAGAAAACGGCTTTATTCTTTTGGTTTCTTAGCTGCCATCCTTGGGGTGTACTTAATTATATATCCAGTATACATCAAAGGAAATTCAAATGGGAAGCTTTTAATTGCAACCTTTTCTCCTCTCCTTGGAGTTGTAGTAAAAGTAGCCTCTCGTATTTGTGTTCAAAAGTTGTATAACATCACTCATCCCGGATATTCGTACATCCTTTTATCACCGGTCTATTGTGGCGCTGCAGCCCTTTTTCGAGTTTTGCAAGCGGATCTTGGCAGTTTATAAGCCATAGCTTTACTTGGAATAATTCACGGCGCTGCAGAAGTCATTGAAAGAAGTGCTATGGTTTTGATTGATCACATTTGTCATATGTTGTGGAAGAGAAGGTCCGCTCCTTGGGGATGTTTTCGTActcctcgtcgtgagagactcATGGCTGATATCGCTATCATGAGCATGCTGTATGAATCTGCTGCTATAGTGTCTGTGAATGGGTTCTTGTACTTGTATCAGTTCATATACGTAAGGGAAGAGACTTTTGTCAatttatttcagtcattttcaatTCATACTGCGGTTTCCCTAGCGATTGAGTGGGTGTTTAACATCGTGTCTCTAGCGATTGAGACTCGTTATCAAAACATGGCTGTCATGGCTGTTTGGCGGAGGAGATGGAGGCGCCACATTTTAGTGGCGATTGTAAATGCAGTACCTATCGCTCTGTTAACAAGCGGCAATCTCTTAGATACGTTACATAACCGTTTCGGCGGAACTTTAAGTATGGCATGTAAAATGCCATTTACATATatagaacaaaaagaaaaagaaaaagaacagaGCTCTACTATGGTAAGCCGTTTTTGCGGGCGTATCAGTCTAACTTGAATGACATCCATCGTTAGTTTAGAAGGAAAGTTAATTTGGAGTCTTCTTTTTTCTAGGTTATACAACTCTAACAAGGGTATTTGTCACCCTCATTTCTATTGCACTTCTCTACTCCAAAGGCTCCCGCTGAGAATTCCAATAAATTCAACTgaaatagcaataatcgaatAATAGCTAGCGCACCAGCATGGGACGATCTCGTTCCCCTTCCCATCGTTCCCTGTGCGCTCAGGTTCTTTTTCCCTATCCCCAGTCTCCCTACGATACAAAGAGGCGAGCTTTTGCACAGTACTGTATGTAGggtttttttggtgaaaagttAAATGGTATATTGTTAGCCGCTTTTATGATGACGACTGTCTTGTTGTTCAGTTAGATATAAACCTTTACTTCAAAGAGGTAGCTCTTTTAgtttttgtataaattaaaaacTGCTTTCCATAGAGGCCTTATATAATAAACTAAAATGGAATGTGCTCCTCGAAATATTAAAAGACAAAGATGATTACCTTGATGCAACCATGATAACACAAGAAATAAAATCGCGAAATCCTAAACCTTAGCCTCTTTCACAGGTTGCATTAAACAGatttgtctttcttgcttttgaattcattacacatatttcttcttttctttttctttgctttttacctaTTATAATATAATATCTGATTTGTAATAGAATTAATTTGGCACGCCTCGACTAGCGTTTTCTTGCTAACTGCGTGCCAAAAAATTGCACTTGTAATGTTATGataataaatgtcttgtcttgtcCTGTCTTGAATTGGAATagaaataataatcatcattgTGCACAGATAAAAATAGCTATATATAAAatctcaaaatctcaaaatctaACTCATGCATCCACGATAAAAAGGCTTTTTGGTACATACTAATTATACTTTATAGACGGGAACTCTAAGTTTCCTGCTGCTCCTTGTTCTTCTGGGCAATTCATCAGTCCTTGTTATAATGAAAATAGTCAAAAAAACAGTGGACATATTGCGTACATGGGTCTCGCGTCTTTTCTCCAGGGTTACGTAACATAAGAACTTAGCGCTTTTTAGCTGCTCCCCAGACTCATACCGAGTCGTGCTGCGCGCCTCTGCAACTTATCAGCTCAACACTGCACACAGTATCGCAGTAATCAAGATTAGGGAGGACAAAAGATTTATAAATGGTACCTGTCGTGTACATGTTTATGTTTTTCCTAATTTGGCCTAACAGCTTCCTAACCTTGCCGATCAAGGAATCAACGTGCGCATTCCACGTAAGCGACGCATCTACAACAACCCAAAGATAAATTGAAATGAGTAAATTAGAGCCATTAGGAGGCTACCTGGTCCAGTGATCTTAATTATGCAAGCGAAACTTATTGGTTCAAGGAAAACACTACTTTGTACTAAATTTTTCCACTGCTGTCCTTTCGCCACAGTTCAGTAAGTTAGTGACATAAATTACGGAAAGAGATCAACAGTATCAACACTATTTACTGCTTTTAAAAAGTAAAGAGAACTTTTTACTCCTCAAATACTTTCTCCTATCTATTTTTTGCAACATCCGCttatctttctttttcctaCTGAAGCTTTTGATTCATGTACAGTATtgagaacaaaaaaacagaaat from Porites lutea chromosome 6, jaPorLute2.1, whole genome shotgun sequence includes the following:
- the LOC140941872 gene encoding uncharacterized protein; amino-acid sequence: RGYNYAWHGSTIAELFGHILYSFTRDVTEHCNPNEPEFTAESFGYNPLESTGREWYCHPVDELIYQEYSDREATSLHYQVSRCVEVKVTDASSIENNEETEDIASYEYRAMAWKRLRPSVIRTICKSMYIGGLISLVSAVIVGSINILISYINMKTEQNCEFSLKKKIPVQVQWMKTISGSILCAFLYIWYFINVLFLFRPFQLIGVKKKLIFTSCLLYCLDAVYRVLLQYLGVSESKLSVSQKIPLNALFITSVCAQIYLITKHFSGYLWSRKQKLILFFQLVVPGSFCFLLSILTTLIYPLYNAQNKNGKLIIALFAPLVGVFLKVISRISAQRLYNITHPGYSFVLLVPLYCGAAVIFRILQADLGRLQTIALLGVIHGAAEVIERSTMVFIDHLCHQLVVRRSSSPWGSFRTPRRERLMADITIMSILFESAAIVSVNGFLYLYQYVYLTDKPLLTLLQRFAIHTSVQLVIEWFFTSVSLAIETRYQNIAVMAVWQKRWKRHTLVAIVNAVPIAIWTGTNLLAVVHGRFHELLNQTCKMPFT